In the Neofelis nebulosa isolate mNeoNeb1 chromosome 11, mNeoNeb1.pri, whole genome shotgun sequence genome, one interval contains:
- the MBD1 gene encoding methyl-CpG-binding domain protein 1 isoform X26, whose translation MAEDWLDCPALGPGWKRREVFRKSGATCGRSDTYYQSPTGDRIRSKVELTRYLGPACDLTLFDFKQGILCYPAPKAQPLAVPSRKRKKPSRPAKTRKRQVGPQKGEVRKEAPGDETKANADTAPASLPAPGCCENCGISFSGDGTRRQRLKTLCKDCRAQRIAFNREQRMFKRVGCGECEACRVTEDCGACSTCLLQLPHDVASGLFCKCERRRCLRIVERSRGCGVCRGCQTREDCGRCRVCLRPPRPGLRRQWRCVQRRCLRHLAHRLRRHHQRCQRRPPLAVAPPAGKRSRRRGGCDSKMAARRRPPRTQPLPPVPLSQPPESPELHPRALVPSPPAEFIYYCVDEDELQPYTNRRQNRKCGACAACLRRMDCGRCDFCCDKPKFGGSNQKRQKCRWRQCLQFAMKRLLPSVWAGSEDGAGPPPPYSRRKRPGSTRRPRLGQILKTSLTTPTTRPGHAQTPMKQETGSGFVLPPPGTDLVFLREGASSPVQVPGPAAASTEALLQAVDPDLPPVKQEPLDPEEDKEEESKDDSASDSAPEEEAGGAGTPVITEIFSLGGTRLRDTAVWLPRAGNREGKMDVKCGRRRTLWRAGARARARARARAGTGEDGLEPMSVSHHLQLR comes from the exons ATGGCTGAGGACTGGCTGGACTGCCCAGCCTTGGGCCCCGGCTGGAAGCGCCGTGAAGTCTTTCGAAAGTCAGGTGCCACCTGTGGACGCTCAGACACCTATTACCAGAG CCCCAcaggagacaggatccgaagcaaaGTTGAGCTGACCCGATACCTGGGCCCTGCGTGTGACCTCACTCTCTTCGACTTCAAACAAGGCATTCTGTGCTATCCAGCCCCCAAG GCCCAGCCCTTAGCTGTCCCTAGCAGGAAGCGGAAGAAGCCTTCACGGCCAGCCAAGACTCGAAAACGTCAGGTTGGACCTCAAAAGGGTGAGGTCAggaaggaggccccaggagatGAGACCAAGGCTAATGCTGACACAGCCCCAGCTTCACTCCCTGCACCTGG GTGCTGTGAGAACTGTGGAATCAGCTTCTCAGGAGATGGTACCCGAAGGCAGCGGCTCAAGACATTATGCAAGGACTGCCGAG CGCAGAGAATTGCTTTCAACCGGGAACAGAGGATGTTTAAG CGTGTGGGCTGCGGGGAGTGTGAGGCCTGCCGGGTAACCGAGGACTGCGGGGCCTGCTCCACCTGCCTTCTGCAGCTGCCCCATGATGTGGCCTCGGGGCTGTTCTGCAAGTGTGAGCGGAGACGGTGCCTCCGGATTGTGGAAAGG AGCCGAGGGTGTGGAGTGTGCCGGGGCTGTCAGACCCGAGAGGACTGTGGCCGTTGCCGAGTCTGCCTTCGCCCTCCCCGCCCTGGTCTCAGGCGCCAGTGGAGGTGTGTCCAACGGCGCTGCCTACGG CACCTTGCCCACCGTCTCCGTCGCCACCATCAGCGATGTCAACGACGCCCTCCCCTAGCTGTGGCTCCCCCTGCT GGTAAACGTAGCCGCCGTAGAGGAGGCTGCGACTCCAAGATGGCTGCCCGGCGGCGCCCCCCGCGAACCCAGCCATTGCCTCCAGTTCCCCTGTCACAGCCTCCAGAGTCCCCAGAGCTG CACCCCAGAGCCCTGGTCCCCTCGCCACCTGCCGAGTTCATCTATTACTGTGTAGACGAGGACGAGCTA CAGCCTTACACCAATCGCCGGCAGAACCGCAAGTGTGGGGCCTGTGCAGCCTGCCTACGGCGGATGGACTGTGGTCGCTGCGACTTCTGCTGTGACAAGCCTAAATTTGGGGGCAGCAACCAAAAGCGCCAGAAGTGTCGTTGGCGCCAATGCCTGCAGTTTGCTATG AAGCGGCTGCTGCCTAGTGTCTGGGCAGGATCTGAGGATGGGGCAGGGCCGCCCCCACCTTACTCTCGTCGAAAGAGGCCTGGCTCTACTCGAAGGCCCCGTCTGGGTCAGATACTGAAGACCTCCTTGACCACACCCACAACCCGACCAGGCCATGCCCAGACTCCAATGAAACAAGAAACAGGCAGTGGCTTTGTGCTGCCTCCACCTGGCACTGATCTTGTGTTCTTACGGGAAGGTGCAAGCAGTCCCGTGCAGGTGCCTGGCCCTGCTGCAGCTTCCACAGAAGCCCTGTTGCAG GCAGTGGACCCAGACTTGCCACCTGTGAAGCAAGAGCCACTGGACCctgaggaggacaaggaggaagagagcaagGATGACTCCGCCTCCGACTCGGccccagaggaggaggcaggaggggctggcACACCCGTG ATCACGGAGATTTTCAGCCTGGGTGGAACCCGCCTCCGGGACACAGCAGTCTGGTTGCCAAG GGCAGGCAATCGGGAAGGGAAGATGGATGTAAAGTGTGGGAGACGGAGGACGCTTTGGCGCGCAGGAGCACGAGCACGAGCACGAGCACGAGCACGAGCTGGAACCGGCGAAGATGGCCTAGAACCCATGTCAGTCTCTCACCACCTCCAACTTCGATAA